The proteins below come from a single Kitasatospora sp. NBC_00315 genomic window:
- a CDS encoding glycoside hydrolase family 76 protein, whose translation MPTPRSLSAALLCLALAGTLSGVTGAAVAAPAAATASAAICNKYCDARDPALSPQDRQPVSASLSGRSIALHFDDTDAMGWASITNGAAGDEVWMDRSTDGGRTWTNGSKLGDTAVPAGGNGWRTLMYNVDDWNTQGVGALRACGQVGGGITCTPWARTTWNAGDRRTAAATALMMSFDRGSKLFGGNGWWTSANALTAIIDNARVSGMGSYTYAIAATYDKNIGAQGGNFTNEYLDDTGWWGLAWVDAYDQTGDSRYLATARADADHMFANWNGTCGGGVRWSTNGNYKNAITNELFLQLTAALHNRIPGDSTYLTRARNEWTWFQGSGMINSDHMINDGLSDACANNAQPTWTYNQGVVLNGLTELYRATNDASLLTTARTLANASTTRLQSGGVLREPGEGDGCTGDGPSFKGAYVRGLGRLNTQLSDHPYTSTIGSWANTAYTKDRNALDQYGPHWAGGAGSTDYGCQQSVLDLLNAAG comes from the coding sequence ATGCCTACGCCCCGATCACTCTCCGCCGCCCTCCTCTGTCTGGCCCTGGCCGGGACGCTGTCCGGTGTCACCGGGGCGGCCGTCGCGGCCCCGGCCGCCGCCACCGCCTCGGCGGCGATCTGCAACAAGTACTGCGACGCCAGGGACCCTGCCCTCAGCCCGCAGGACCGGCAGCCGGTGTCCGCGTCCCTGTCCGGCCGCTCGATCGCCCTGCACTTCGACGACACGGACGCCATGGGCTGGGCGTCGATCACCAACGGCGCCGCGGGCGACGAGGTGTGGATGGACCGTTCGACGGACGGCGGCCGCACCTGGACGAACGGCAGCAAGCTCGGCGACACCGCCGTGCCGGCCGGCGGCAACGGTTGGCGCACGCTGATGTACAACGTGGACGACTGGAACACCCAGGGCGTCGGCGCGCTGCGCGCCTGCGGGCAGGTGGGCGGCGGTATCACCTGCACACCCTGGGCGCGGACCACCTGGAACGCGGGCGACCGGCGCACCGCCGCGGCCACCGCGCTGATGATGTCGTTCGACCGCGGCAGCAAGCTCTTCGGCGGCAACGGCTGGTGGACCAGCGCCAACGCGCTGACGGCGATCATCGACAACGCCCGGGTCAGTGGCATGGGCAGCTACACGTACGCGATCGCCGCCACCTACGACAAGAACATCGGCGCCCAGGGCGGCAACTTCACCAACGAGTACCTCGACGACACCGGCTGGTGGGGACTGGCCTGGGTGGACGCCTACGACCAGACCGGCGACAGCCGGTACCTGGCCACCGCGCGAGCCGACGCGGACCACATGTTCGCGAACTGGAACGGCACCTGTGGTGGCGGGGTGCGCTGGAGCACGAACGGCAACTACAAGAACGCGATCACCAACGAGCTGTTCCTCCAGCTCACCGCCGCACTGCACAACCGCATCCCCGGGGACAGCACGTACCTGACCCGGGCCAGGAACGAGTGGACGTGGTTCCAGGGCAGCGGAATGATCAACTCCGACCACATGATCAACGACGGGCTGAGCGACGCCTGCGCCAACAACGCCCAGCCCACCTGGACGTACAACCAGGGCGTGGTGCTCAACGGCCTGACCGAGCTGTACCGGGCGACCAACGACGCGAGCCTGCTGACCACCGCGCGCACCCTCGCCAACGCCTCCACCACCCGGCTCCAGAGCGGCGGCGTCCTGCGTGAGCCCGGTGAGGGCGACGGCTGCACCGGGGACGGCCCCTCCTTCAAGGGCGCCTACGTGCGCGGCCTCGGCCGGCTCAACACCCAGCTGTCCGACCACCCCTACACCTCGACCATCGGCTCCTGGGCGAACACCGCCTACACCAAGGACCGCAACGCGCTCGACCAGTACGGACCGCACTGGGCCGGCGGCGCCGGCAGCACCGACTACGGCTGCCAGCAGAGCGTGCTGGACCTGCTCAACGCCGCCGGCTGA
- a CDS encoding ricin-type beta-trefoil lectin domain protein, which produces MKHTRKLLPLWLLALLAAMLAVGVSPAQAATTTITVDGGQSGRTFDGIGAISGGGGNSRLLKDYPAAQQAQILDYLFKPGYGADLQLLKLEIGGDANSTDGSEPSIEHSRGVVNCNAGYEFWLAEQAKARNPAIGLYGLAWAAPGWINGGFWSTDTINYLISWLGCAKQHGLTISYLGGWNERGHDANWFVQLRSALDSAGYTGVKLVADDSGWGVADDMAKSKAFNDAVAIIGAHYSCEGGDGGNADSCSSSTAAKNNGKPLWDSENGSQDMNTGAPALIRAITRGYVDAKTTSYFNWPLIAAIYPNLPYNTVGLATAGSPWSGNYTIGASTWATAQVTQFTQPGWKFVDSASGYLGGTESNGTYVTIKSNTNSDYSTILETTTSNGTQTANFHVQGGLSTAAVHVWATNVNSPSASTSFAHTQDITPSNGSYSLTMQPGYVYTVSTTTGQGKGTATAPAASPLALPYGENFDNVAVNDEAKYLSDMQGSYEVQTCAGGRSGRCLQQMAPVKPIEWQDDSDAYSLIGDTTWSNYTVSADVLLRSAGTTELIGRANTQQRPQSHMNAYYLRIRDTGQWWIEKMYTDGSNHTLATGTTTALGTGSWHNLSLTFQGTRITAKVDGNQIGTVTDSSFLSGQAGLGIQGYRTDQFDNLSIVAGSGSAQPPVGPVTSGLNAAKCLDDYTASTVNGTKIDLWDCNASGAQQWTQTGGTLQVNGKCLDATGAATANGTPVELWDCNGGANQRWEPTNGTLVNPASGRCLDVPGFDTTNGVQLDIWDCNNGANQKWNLPVAS; this is translated from the coding sequence GTGAAACACACCCGAAAACTTCTCCCGCTCTGGCTGTTGGCGCTGCTTGCCGCGATGCTGGCGGTAGGCGTGTCTCCCGCCCAGGCGGCCACCACCACCATCACGGTGGACGGCGGTCAGAGCGGCCGGACGTTCGACGGTATCGGCGCTATCAGCGGCGGTGGCGGCAACTCGCGGCTGCTGAAGGACTATCCGGCCGCCCAGCAGGCCCAGATCCTGGACTACCTGTTCAAGCCCGGGTACGGTGCGGACCTGCAGCTGCTGAAGCTGGAGATCGGTGGTGACGCCAACTCCACCGACGGCTCGGAGCCGTCGATCGAGCACAGCCGCGGCGTGGTCAACTGCAACGCGGGTTACGAGTTCTGGCTGGCCGAACAGGCCAAGGCCCGCAACCCCGCCATCGGCCTGTACGGGCTGGCCTGGGCCGCGCCCGGCTGGATCAACGGTGGCTTCTGGTCAACCGACACCATCAACTACCTCATCTCCTGGCTCGGTTGCGCCAAGCAGCACGGCCTGACCATCAGCTACCTCGGCGGCTGGAACGAGCGCGGCCACGACGCCAACTGGTTCGTCCAGCTCCGCTCGGCGCTCGACAGCGCCGGGTACACCGGCGTGAAGCTCGTCGCCGACGACAGCGGCTGGGGCGTCGCCGACGACATGGCGAAGAGCAAGGCGTTCAACGACGCGGTCGCGATCATCGGCGCGCACTACTCCTGCGAGGGCGGTGACGGCGGGAACGCCGACTCGTGCTCCAGCAGCACCGCCGCGAAGAACAACGGCAAGCCGCTCTGGGACAGCGAGAACGGTTCGCAGGACATGAACACCGGCGCCCCGGCGCTGATCCGGGCCATCACCCGGGGCTACGTCGACGCGAAGACGACCAGCTACTTCAACTGGCCGCTGATCGCCGCGATCTACCCCAACCTTCCCTACAACACCGTCGGTCTGGCGACCGCGGGCTCACCCTGGTCGGGCAACTACACCATCGGCGCGAGCACCTGGGCCACCGCCCAGGTCACCCAGTTCACCCAGCCGGGATGGAAGTTCGTCGACTCCGCCTCCGGCTACCTCGGCGGCACCGAGTCCAACGGCACGTACGTGACGATCAAGTCGAACACCAACTCGGACTACTCCACCATCCTGGAGACCACCACCTCCAACGGGACGCAGACCGCCAACTTCCACGTCCAGGGCGGCCTGTCGACCGCCGCCGTGCACGTCTGGGCCACCAACGTGAACTCGCCGAGCGCGTCGACGTCCTTCGCCCACACCCAGGACATCACCCCGAGCAACGGTTCCTACTCGCTGACCATGCAGCCCGGATACGTCTACACGGTCAGCACGACGACCGGTCAGGGCAAGGGCACCGCGACCGCACCGGCCGCGTCCCCGCTCGCGCTGCCGTACGGCGAGAACTTCGACAACGTCGCCGTCAACGACGAGGCGAAGTACCTCTCCGACATGCAGGGTTCCTACGAGGTCCAGACCTGCGCGGGTGGCCGCTCGGGCCGGTGCCTGCAGCAGATGGCGCCGGTCAAGCCGATCGAGTGGCAGGACGACTCGGACGCCTACTCCCTGATCGGTGACACCACCTGGTCCAACTACACCGTCAGCGCGGACGTGCTCCTGCGGAGCGCGGGCACCACCGAACTGATCGGCCGCGCGAACACCCAGCAGCGCCCGCAGTCGCACATGAACGCGTACTACCTGCGCATCCGCGACACCGGCCAGTGGTGGATCGAGAAGATGTACACCGACGGCTCCAACCACACGCTGGCCACCGGCACCACCACCGCGCTCGGCACCGGCAGCTGGCACAACCTGTCCCTCACCTTCCAGGGCACCCGGATCACCGCCAAGGTGGACGGCAACCAGATCGGTACGGTCACCGACTCCTCGTTCCTGTCCGGCCAGGCCGGCCTCGGGATCCAGGGCTACCGCACCGACCAGTTCGACAACCTGTCGATCGTCGCCGGCAGCGGGAGCGCGCAGCCCCCGGTCGGTCCGGTCACCTCGGGCCTGAACGCCGCGAAGTGCCTCGACGACTACACCGCCTCGACCGTCAACGGCACCAAGATCGACCTGTGGGACTGCAACGCCTCCGGCGCCCAGCAGTGGACGCAGACCGGCGGCACCCTGCAGGTCAACGGCAAGTGCCTGGACGCCACCGGCGCGGCCACCGCCAACGGCACCCCGGTCGAGCTGTGGGACTGCAACGGCGGCGCCAACCAGCGCTGGGAGCCGACCAACGGCACCCTGGTGAACCCCGCCTCCGGCCGCTGCCTCGACGTCCCCGGGTTCGACACCACCAACGGCGTCCAGCTCGACATCTGGGACTGCAACAACGGCGCCAACCAGAAGTGGAACCTGCCCGTCGCCTCCTGA
- a CDS encoding ricin-type beta-trefoil lectin domain protein yields the protein MNRYTAGLLAALTAASGLVAVLPATTAAAADTRAAAASPASLRVLPLGDSITWGIGSPSGNSYRGFLANQLTAEGHALDFVGSGRNGPMADPDNEGHSGWRIDQIAGITDATLARYRPNVVTLEIGTNDLNQNYQVPTAADRLSALIDQITRGAPDATVLVGSLIVSTSATEEASRPDFNQKLPGIVQAKQAAGKHVRLVDMGAVTAADLSDSLHPNDNGFEKMATAFNAGVQASDAAGWIKPPVALGGAVQSGVAGKCLDVNAGGTANGTAVQIWSCNGTQAQWWNAYADGTLRSMGKCLDATAGGTANGTAMEIWDCNGGANQVWQVYNGGYRNPVSGRCLDDPASSATDGTQLKLWDCNGGANQRWTALQPG from the coding sequence ATGAACCGATACACAGCAGGTCTACTGGCGGCACTGACCGCCGCGTCCGGGCTGGTCGCCGTTTTGCCGGCGACGACCGCCGCGGCCGCGGACACCCGGGCCGCCGCCGCGTCGCCCGCCTCACTGCGGGTGCTGCCCCTGGGCGACTCGATCACCTGGGGCATCGGAAGCCCCAGCGGCAACAGCTACCGGGGCTTTCTCGCCAACCAGCTGACAGCGGAGGGGCACGCGCTGGACTTCGTGGGCTCCGGCCGTAACGGGCCGATGGCCGATCCGGACAACGAGGGCCACTCCGGCTGGCGGATCGACCAGATCGCGGGCATCACGGACGCGACGCTGGCCCGCTACCGGCCCAACGTGGTGACGCTGGAGATCGGCACCAACGACCTGAACCAGAACTACCAGGTGCCCACGGCCGCGGACCGCCTCAGCGCCCTGATCGACCAGATCACCCGGGGCGCCCCCGACGCCACCGTGCTGGTCGGCTCCCTGATCGTCTCCACCAGCGCGACCGAGGAGGCGAGCCGGCCCGACTTCAACCAGAAGCTCCCCGGCATCGTCCAGGCCAAGCAGGCCGCCGGCAAGCACGTACGCCTCGTCGACATGGGCGCGGTGACCGCCGCCGACCTGTCCGACTCCCTGCACCCGAACGACAACGGCTTCGAGAAGATGGCCACCGCGTTCAACGCCGGAGTCCAGGCGTCCGACGCGGCCGGCTGGATCAAGCCGCCCGTCGCCCTCGGGGGCGCGGTGCAGTCCGGCGTCGCGGGCAAGTGCCTGGACGTCAACGCGGGCGGCACCGCCAACGGCACCGCCGTGCAGATCTGGTCCTGCAACGGCACCCAGGCGCAGTGGTGGAACGCGTACGCGGACGGCACCCTGCGGTCGATGGGCAAGTGCCTGGACGCGACCGCGGGCGGCACCGCCAACGGCACCGCCATGGAGATCTGGGACTGCAACGGCGGGGCCAACCAGGTCTGGCAGGTCTACAACGGCGGTTACCGCAACCCGGTGTCCGGCCGCTGCCTCGACGACCCGGCCTCCTCGGCCACGGACGGCACGCAGCTGAAGCTGTGGGACTGCAACGGTGGTGCCAACCAGCGCTGGACCGCGCTGCAGCCCGGCTGA
- a CDS encoding LacI family DNA-binding transcriptional regulator, with the protein MKRPTMKDVAEAAGVSLMTVSRVVSSEPGVSPDTAARVEQAVRKLGYQRNDNARNLRQKKLGTSTIGLIVDDLANPFYALMVRSVQDEAHRRGYVVLVGSTNDEPRREREVIAAFTARQVDGLIIVPTIGGHGFLKGPMEAGTQVVCVDRPARDLDVDTVTVDNRYGAQRAVTHLLGHGHTRIAYLGDRYDIWTQSERYAGYLDALTAHGLSADPDLVRHGLRSHGDAQATLAGLRALPDPPTALFSSNDLITLGVLAGPDHPVPMAIVGFDDLPLAQQLDPPLTVVSQDPAAVGSTAANLLFSRIAGDRSAPRKVVLLTRFIERRSGERTVRRVSTGDPGPLRPAG; encoded by the coding sequence GTGAAGCGCCCGACGATGAAGGACGTGGCCGAGGCCGCGGGGGTCAGTCTCATGACGGTCTCCCGGGTCGTCTCCAGCGAGCCGGGAGTGTCGCCGGACACCGCCGCCCGGGTCGAGCAGGCGGTGCGCAAACTCGGCTACCAGCGCAACGACAACGCCCGCAACCTGCGGCAGAAGAAGCTGGGAACCTCCACGATCGGGCTGATCGTGGACGACCTCGCCAACCCCTTCTACGCACTGATGGTCCGCTCGGTCCAGGACGAGGCGCACCGCCGCGGCTACGTGGTCCTGGTCGGCAGCACCAACGACGAGCCGCGCCGGGAGCGCGAGGTCATCGCCGCGTTCACCGCCCGCCAGGTGGACGGCCTGATCATCGTGCCGACCATCGGCGGCCACGGATTCCTCAAAGGGCCCATGGAGGCCGGTACCCAGGTGGTCTGCGTCGACCGCCCCGCCAGGGACCTGGATGTCGACACCGTCACCGTCGACAACCGCTACGGCGCGCAACGCGCCGTCACCCACCTGCTGGGCCACGGCCACACCCGGATCGCCTACCTCGGCGACCGCTACGACATCTGGACCCAGAGCGAGCGCTACGCGGGCTACCTGGACGCGCTCACCGCCCACGGCCTGTCCGCCGACCCCGATCTCGTCCGGCACGGCCTGCGCTCGCACGGGGACGCCCAGGCCACCCTGGCCGGGCTGCGCGCCCTGCCCGACCCGCCGACCGCGCTGTTCAGCAGCAACGACCTGATCACCCTCGGCGTGCTGGCCGGCCCGGACCACCCCGTCCCGATGGCCATCGTCGGCTTCGACGACCTGCCGCTGGCCCAGCAGCTCGATCCGCCGCTGACCGTCGTCAGCCAGGATCCGGCCGCGGTCGGCAGCACCGCGGCCAACCTGCTGTTCTCCCGGATCGCGGGCGACCGCTCCGCCCCGCGCAAGGTCGTGCTGCTCACCCGTTTCATCGAGCGAAGATCGGGCGAGCGGACCGTCCGCCGGGTGTCCACCGGCGATCCTGGCCCGCTCCGCCCCGCCGGCTGA
- a CDS encoding ABC transporter substrate-binding protein codes for MLDSGRSRTFVRSCAVLALVAAGTAGCGSGGSGSGSAGSKSTTLKLITGVKSDPFYITMACAAQEEAGRRGVKLTVDGSAQWDVAVQRPIVDSVAASRPDGLLISPVDAAALTPSLSQLQNAGTKVVLVDTTVTDGSVGISRISSDNEAGGRTAAKALAELMGDKGSAIVISVKPGVSTTDARIKGFTEEMKANHPAVTLLPVLYDNDLPATAASQLQATLAAHPDLGGVFAGNTNTAQGVSTGLQAAGKQGTVKVAAFDAEPDEIAALKGGTLDVLVAQDPAGIGTQGVDQALAAIEKKQVTAQIGTTMVAITKANMDDPAVSKYIYKAAC; via the coding sequence ATGCTCGACTCCGGCAGATCCAGAACGTTCGTCCGCAGCTGCGCCGTCCTCGCCCTGGTGGCGGCCGGCACCGCCGGCTGCGGCAGCGGCGGCAGCGGGAGCGGCTCGGCCGGCTCCAAGAGCACCACGCTGAAGCTCATCACCGGGGTCAAGAGCGACCCGTTCTACATCACCATGGCCTGCGCCGCCCAGGAGGAGGCCGGCCGGCGGGGCGTGAAGCTCACCGTGGACGGCTCGGCCCAGTGGGACGTCGCGGTGCAGCGGCCCATCGTCGACTCGGTCGCCGCCTCCCGCCCCGACGGCCTGCTGATCTCCCCGGTGGACGCCGCGGCCCTCACCCCCTCGCTCTCCCAGCTGCAGAACGCGGGCACCAAGGTCGTGCTGGTCGACACCACGGTCACCGACGGCTCCGTCGGGATCTCCCGGATCTCCTCCGACAACGAGGCGGGCGGGCGCACCGCCGCCAAGGCGCTGGCCGAGCTGATGGGCGACAAGGGCTCCGCCATCGTGATCAGCGTCAAGCCCGGCGTGTCGACCACGGACGCCCGGATCAAGGGCTTCACCGAGGAGATGAAGGCGAACCACCCCGCCGTCACGCTTCTTCCCGTCCTCTACGACAACGACCTGCCCGCGACCGCCGCCTCCCAGCTCCAGGCCACCCTGGCCGCCCACCCCGACCTCGGCGGAGTCTTCGCCGGCAACACCAACACCGCGCAGGGCGTCTCGACCGGCCTGCAGGCCGCGGGCAAGCAGGGCACGGTCAAGGTCGCCGCGTTCGACGCCGAGCCCGACGAGATCGCCGCCCTGAAGGGCGGCACCCTGGACGTCCTGGTCGCCCAGGACCCGGCCGGCATCGGCACCCAGGGGGTCGACCAGGCGCTCGCCGCCATCGAGAAGAAGCAGGTGACCGCGCAGATCGGCACCACGATGGTGGCGATCACCAAGGCGAACATGGACGATCCCGCGGTCAGCAAGTACATCTACAAGGCCGCCTGCTGA
- a CDS encoding ABC transporter permease — MSTQVPGKLEQAATAPPSGPRLAVPGWARRLAAVNEAWTFGVLALLVAFFTAARPDTFLTRYDVTQIATNAAIYLVLGVGMTYVIIVAGIDLSVGSVLVLSAVLSAEYTIHHGGADSGWGTIAVSTLIALVTGVVWGALQGWLVAKAKVPPLIVTLGGFGAALGIAQIITGGQDPTGAVSGKLQHSVGFGKLFGQIPWLVVIALVTTVAFGLILAFTRFGRYTYAIGSNPEAARRVGIDVDGHLVRIYALTGLLSGLGSVMWLAYFGTTSIAGHSTDNLKVITAVVLGGASLFGGRGSVLGTVIGVFIPAVLTTGLIIMDVQQYWQDVAIGVVLVAAVYLDQFRRRGRERG; from the coding sequence GTGAGCACACAGGTTCCCGGCAAGCTGGAGCAGGCCGCCACCGCGCCGCCTTCCGGCCCGCGGCTCGCCGTACCCGGCTGGGCCCGTCGGCTCGCCGCGGTGAACGAGGCATGGACCTTCGGCGTCCTGGCCCTGCTCGTCGCGTTCTTCACCGCTGCCCGGCCCGACACCTTCCTGACCCGTTACGACGTCACCCAGATCGCCACCAACGCGGCCATCTACCTGGTGCTCGGCGTCGGCATGACCTACGTGATCATCGTCGCCGGCATCGACCTGTCGGTCGGCTCGGTGCTGGTGCTCTCCGCCGTGCTGTCCGCGGAGTACACCATCCACCACGGCGGCGCGGACTCCGGCTGGGGCACCATCGCGGTCTCCACCCTGATCGCGCTGGTCACCGGAGTGGTCTGGGGCGCCCTGCAGGGCTGGCTGGTGGCCAAGGCGAAGGTGCCGCCGCTGATCGTCACCCTCGGCGGCTTCGGAGCCGCCCTGGGCATCGCGCAGATCATCACCGGCGGCCAGGACCCGACCGGCGCCGTCTCCGGCAAGCTCCAGCACAGCGTCGGCTTCGGCAAGCTCTTCGGCCAGATCCCCTGGCTGGTGGTCATCGCCCTCGTCACCACCGTCGCCTTCGGCCTGATCCTCGCCTTCACCCGGTTCGGCCGGTACACCTACGCCATCGGCTCCAACCCCGAGGCGGCCCGCCGGGTCGGCATCGACGTGGACGGGCACCTGGTGCGGATCTACGCCCTGACCGGCCTGCTCTCGGGGCTCGGCAGCGTGATGTGGCTGGCCTACTTCGGCACCACCTCGATCGCCGGGCACTCCACCGACAACCTGAAGGTCATCACCGCGGTCGTGCTCGGCGGCGCGAGCCTGTTCGGCGGACGCGGCAGCGTGCTCGGCACGGTCATCGGCGTCTTCATCCCGGCGGTGCTCACCACCGGGCTGATCATCATGGACGTCCAGCAGTACTGGCAGGACGTCGCGATCGGCGTCGTCCTGGTCGCCGCGGTCTACCTGGACCAGTTCCGCAGGCGCGGCCGCGAACGCGGCTGA
- a CDS encoding ATP-binding cassette domain-containing protein — MTEPLLEARKVSKRYGQVHALQGADFTVYAGEVVALIGDNGAGKSTLVKTLSGTVGPDGGQILVDGVPVELTSPLDARRHGVETVYQDLALAQDLDAAANLHLGRELFRPGLLGRLGVLDHAAMRRSAVTAFAELGVELRDVGVPVASLSGGQRQSVAVARAVAFANRVIFMDEPTAALGVLQRGRVLETIRRVRERGISVVLISHNMPEVLSVADRVEVLRLGRRVAAFRAADTSVEELVGAMTGALDPVPEEQNPTGPVSAVRTSTEPAPGKDGAE, encoded by the coding sequence ATGACAGAACCCCTTTTGGAAGCCCGGAAGGTGAGTAAGCGCTATGGCCAGGTCCACGCCCTCCAGGGCGCCGACTTCACCGTGTACGCCGGCGAGGTGGTCGCCCTGATCGGTGACAACGGCGCAGGCAAGAGCACACTGGTCAAGACGCTGTCCGGCACCGTCGGACCGGACGGCGGGCAGATCCTGGTGGACGGCGTGCCGGTCGAACTGACCAGCCCGCTCGACGCGAGGCGCCACGGGGTGGAGACCGTCTACCAGGACCTGGCACTCGCCCAGGACCTGGACGCGGCGGCCAACCTGCACCTGGGCCGGGAGTTGTTCCGCCCCGGGCTGCTCGGCCGGCTCGGCGTCCTGGACCACGCCGCCATGCGCCGGTCCGCCGTCACCGCCTTCGCCGAACTGGGCGTCGAACTCAGGGACGTGGGCGTTCCCGTGGCGTCCCTCTCCGGCGGACAGCGGCAGTCCGTCGCGGTCGCCCGGGCGGTCGCCTTCGCCAACCGCGTCATCTTCATGGACGAACCCACCGCCGCGCTCGGCGTCCTCCAGCGCGGCCGGGTGCTGGAGACCATCAGACGGGTCCGCGAACGGGGCATCTCGGTGGTGCTGATCAGCCACAACATGCCCGAGGTGCTCTCGGTGGCCGACCGCGTCGAAGTCCTGCGGCTGGGGCGGCGGGTGGCGGCCTTCCGGGCCGCCGACACCTCGGTCGAGGAACTCGTCGGCGCGATGACCGGCGCGCTGGACCCGGTCCCCGAGGAACAGAACCCCACCGGGCCCGTGTCCGCCGTACGGACGTCCACGGAGCCCGCCCCCGGAAAGGACGGTGCCGAGTGA